From a single Vitis vinifera cultivar Pinot Noir 40024 chromosome 18, ASM3070453v1 genomic region:
- the LOC100249874 gene encoding uncharacterized protein LOC100249874 yields the protein MSKTKKQLLSSAPWRGDDQQQEDKFQDARLRATKQPGSASTMYVPRKKSVKTRPNDKDDDDDQSLSEIDPELRYSFQRNFQFLQRVFSIDTIVKPLPPAMAYNVSRNLSFFTRIFTQFFDPEGIANAQKSLGLGQEEKVRRVR from the exons ATGTCGAAAACGAAGAAGCAGCTGTTATCATCAGCACCATGGAGAGGCGACGACCAACAGCAGGAGGACAAGTTCCAAGACGCCAGGCTCAGGGCCACCAAGCAGCCAGGTTCTGCCTCCACCATGTACGTTCCTCGCAAGAAGAGTGTTAAAACGCGCCCAAACGACAAGGACGACGACGACGACCAGTCCCTCTCTGAGATTGATCCTGAACTTCGCTACAGCTTCCAGCGTAATTTTCAG TTTCTTCAACGAGTGTTTAGTATTGACACCATTGTGAAACCTCTTCCCCCTGCCATGGCATATAATGTTTCTCGCAACTTGAGCTTCTTCACGCGAATTTTCACTCAGTTCTTTG ATCCTGAAGGTATTGCAAATGCCCAGAAATCACTTGGACTTGGACAAGAAGAGAAAGTTCGCCGAGTGCGTTGA
- the LOC104882774 gene encoding TMV resistance protein N: MAAASSSCQGSYDVFLNFRGKDTRNGFTTHLYEALCNKEIRTFMDADKIVKGEEISASLVTAMDKSMLCIVVLSKNYASSTWCLDELVQILKCKNAKKQTVLPIFYNVNPSDVREQKGSFAKAFAKLEEKFKEKMERVHIWK; this comes from the coding sequence ATGGCTGCAGCATCTTCTTCTTGTCAAGGGAGTTACGATGTTTTCTTGAATTTTAGGGGAAAAGACACCCGCAACGGCTTCACCACTCACCTTTATGAAGCCCTGTGCAATAAAGAAATCCGGACTTTCATGGATGCCGACAAGATTGTCAAAGGCGAGGAAATATCGGCATCACTTGTTACAGCAATGGACAAGTCCATGCTTTGCATTGTTGTTTTGTCCAAAAACTATGCTTCTTCCACATGGTGTTTGGACGAGCTTGTTCAGATCCTCAAGTGCAAAAATGCCAAGAAACAAACAGTTTTGCCCATCTTCTACAACGTAAATCCTTCTGATGTACGAGAACAGAAAGGGAGTTTTGCAAAAGCCTTCGCTAAACTTGAAGAGAAGTTCAAGGAGAAGATGGAGAGGGTGCACATATGGAAGTAG
- the LOC104882737 gene encoding TMV resistance protein N produces the protein MSAASSSCQGSHDVFLNFRGKDTRNGFTAHLYEALCNKKIRTFMDADKIVKGEEISASLVTAMDKSMFCIVVLSKNYASSTWCLDELVQILKCKNAKKRTVLPIFYNVNPSDVREQKGSFAKAFAKLEEKFKEEMERVKMWKQALTEVANVSGWDARDRHEPTLIKEIVQYISDGLINKSSKDVEAMQGQAKERISVLNIPTSPSIVERGEFPLRSKMKINRVKEIDAKAMEVYSHLEISEPDVTISPTIWGKKRKREIK, from the exons ATGTCTGCGGCATCTTCTTCTTGTCAAGGGAGTCACGATGTTTTCTTGAATTTTAGGGGAAAAGACACCCGCAACGGCTTCACTGCTCACCTCTACGAAGCCCTATGCAATAAAAAAATCCGGACTTTCATGGATGCCGACAAGATTGTCAAAGGCGAGGAAATATCGGCATCACTTGTTACAGCAATGGACAAGTCCATGTTTTGCATTGTTGTTTTGTCCAAAAACTATGCTTCTTCCACGTGGTGTTTGGACGAGCTTGTTCAGATCCTCAAGTGCAAAAATGCCAAGAAACGAACAGTTTTGCCCATCTTCTACAACGTAAATCCTTCTGATGTACGAGAACAGAAAGGGAGTTTTGCAAAAGCCTTCGCTAAACTGGAAGAGAAGTTCAAGGAGGAGATGGAGAGGGTGAAGATGTGGAAGCAGGCTCTCACTGAAGTTGCTAATGTATCTGGCTGGGATGCCAGGGACAG GCATGAGCCCACGCTTATCAAGGAAATTGTCCAATACATTTCTGATGGATTGATTAATAAATCTTCAAAAGACGTTGAGGCCATGCAAGGGCAGGCAAAGGAGCGAATTTCGGTGCTCAATATTCCTACTTCACCGAGTATTGTGGAAAGGGGTGAATTCCCACTTAGGagcaaaatgaaaatcaatCGAGTAAAAGAAATAGATGCCAAGGCCATGGAAGTATATTCCCACTTAGAGATAAGTGAACCTGATGTTACCATTTCGCCTACTATTTGgggaaagaagagaaagaggGAAATTAAGTaa